The following is a genomic window from Sutcliffiella horikoshii.
AAAAACATCCTTTTGATCTTCCAAAAGGAGCGGGGCCACAGGTGCCAGATAAGGTACACCATATGAACGCAAACCAGTTAAATGGATGACCATGATGACAACCAAAAGGAGGACCCCATACAACCCAATCAATGCTGCCATTAAAATAAAGGCAAACCTTAAAATCCTCGTAGCAATGGAAAAGTTATAAATAGGAGAAACAAAGCTTGCGATTGCTGTCAATGCGACAATTATTATTAAAACGCTAGAAACCAATCCAGCTTCCACGGCTGCTTGTCCAATTACCAATGCACCTACAATGGAAACTGTTTGCCCAACAGCCCTTGGCATTCTTACACCAGCTTCCCTTAACACTTCAAAAGTAAGTTCCATCAGCAGTATTTCGATTACCGCCGGAAAAGGTACTCCCTCCCTCTGAGCCTGGACACTAATTAACAAGGAAGTTGGAATCAGTTCGTGATGATAGGTAGAGATGGCTACATATAAAGATGGCAGCAACAACGAAACCATAAATGACACATAACGGATAATCCTGATGAAAGAAGCCATAAAAAACGGTTGATAATAATCTTCTGTTGAAATAAAGAAATCCGTAAATACAGTTGGCACACTTAAAGCAAAAGGACTGCCATCCACTAACACTGCAACCTTTCCTTCTATTAGATTTGCCGCTATATTATCTGGCCTTTCTGTGTTAAAGGTAAGTGGAAAAGGTGTTAGAGATTTGTCAGTCAAGAACTCCTCAATGTTCCCACTATCAAAAAGTCCGACAACATTTACCTTTTCTATCCGGCTCTTCACTTCCTGTACAAGCCCATCGTTCGTAATGTTTTTTATATACCCTATCACAACCGCAGTTTTTGTATCCTGTCCTACACGGTATTGGTCAAAACAAAGGTTGGGATTGCGGATTCTGCGTCTGATCAAACTAATATTTGTATTCATCGTTTCTGTAAAGCTGTCCTTTGGTCCCCTGATGATTGTTTGGGTGCTCGGCTCCGTTACGCTTCTTTTTTCAATGCTTCCCAAATTGATACACAAAGCTTTTTCGATTCCATCTATTACGATGACAGCATACCCATTCAGGAGCTTCCAAAATATCTGATGATAATTCTCTGCAAATTTATAGGGAACCGAAGCGAAAAATTCTTTTCTGAACTCTTCCAAATTTCCAGACTGTAAAACCGTGTCAGAACCTTCTGCCGCAATGAGGGGCTCAAAAATTTCCTCTGTTAATCTTTCTTTCGAAATCAACGTATCGAAATAATAAGCAATGGCATCCCTTTTTCCAACTATTAAAGTAGAATAGTGAAAATCAATGGAAAGAGAAAATTCCTTTTGTATGATGTCGTCATTTTCCTTTAGAGATAGCAATAGTGGTTCGGACGTTTCTTCCTGGGAATAAAGCTCTTTATCAGTAGAACTGATATCCCCACTTTCTCCCAATAAGAATTTTTTTAACTTTCCCATTCCATTTCACTCCTCTTCCTGCCTCTTTTCTTCCTTGTTCGGATCAGCACGATCACAAGTAATAAAAGCGGCAATGCGAACTGAAAAGGAAGATGGACATAATAAGGCACAATCTGTAAACCTTCCTCGATATGTTCAGCGAAATTATCGGTTATGATGATTGAAGACAAACATATGATGGAACCAATAGGAAAAAGATATGTCCGATACTCCCTTTTTGATAAATGTTCTAACCCTTTTACTGCACCAAAAAAGAAAACTCCTATTTTAACGATGATTCCGAACATAACCACAAAGACAACCGCAATATCCACCCTTTCAATAAAATCCAATAATGAGATTTCACGTGCAGCGGAAAGGAGCGGGAAATTCGACCTTTCTTTCATTTCATGCCCAAGCGTCATCACTTGAATGACAGAGGAATAGACAAGTACTAATGTACTGAGGATGATACTTGCTATAGCAAAACCTTTTGCCTTCTTGTATTTTGTGACGAGTGGTAACACAACTGCAAAAGCAATCAGCTCTCCGTAAGGAAAGGTCAATAGACTAGGAAAAACCGCTTGAAAAATTGGTTTTATTCCCTCATCAAGGAATGGCCTCAAGTTCTCAAATTGGATTTCTCCAGACATCAAAATAAACATCCCTACTAAAAATGTAAAAGAGAACACATACGGAAAAAATATCTCCGAGGTTCTTGCCATTACTTCTATACCGGAGTTCAACATGTAAATAATCGTCAGCATAATAGTGATGCTTATTATTTCAATGGGAGTATAGATAAAAATGGTGGACACAATTAGTTCGCCAAAGTCCCTCATAACCCTTGAAGAAATATAGATGAAATACATGATATATAGGAAACTTATTGCTCCTCCTAACCACTTGCCAAGACAGAATTCTAAAAGAGCAAATAGATTATAGCCCTTTTTTCTACCTAACATGAAATGCAGTACATAAATATAGCCAACCCCTATTAGTCCAGCCAGGCTAATGGCAATCCACACATTTTGCTTGGCTTCTCCACCTATCCCAACAACTGTGGCGCTGCCCATTTCAAAAATCAGCATTAAGATAAAAAGTTGCCATAATGATATTGTTTCTTTATTTCCCATTAGCACCTTTACCCCTGCCTTTATTATTTTTGAAACGAATATCCTGGATAAGAGCAATTGCAATTCCAAATACAAACGTCAAATATACCATCCACTCTCTTAAACCGGGATCAAAAATGAACAAACGTGTAAAACAATCTAAGACATTACTGTCATAGTAATAACAATCCAAAATTGTCGTAAAAAGCACCATACTCATAAATAGTAGGATCGTCAAAAATGTCACCATCAAGTTGCCTCCGGTCTTCATATACTTGATAGTATTTTCTAATTATCAGAGGTTATGTAAAATAGTGTAGAATGAAGAGGATGAATGTCAGTTGAGGTACTGGGAAGCGGGGATATCAAGAAAAAAATCAATATATCAATAAGTTTGGAGATATATCAATAAATTCTGGCATATATCAATAAATTCCGAGATATATCAAGAATTCTGGAGATATATCAAGAAAAATAAGATTATATCAAGAAATCGACATAGTTCAACAATTTTCACCTTCCCGCCCGGAGCCATGCAAATCGCTTGGAGCGGAGATCAACATAAAAAAAGAACCTCTTTAATAAGAGATCCCTTCATTTATGCTTCATCGGAGATTTCACACCAGTCCATTAACAGGATGGCAAAAATCTCTGCTGCTTTCATCATTTCTTCAATAGAAATATACTCATTAGGATAATGCGCTACCTCCGTTGTTCCTGGCCCGCATACAACAGTAGGAATGCCTAAAATTTGGGTGAATAATCCTCCATCTGTCCCCCACGGTGATGCTTCTAAAATAGGCTGTTTCTTTTCCACTTGTGTATATGCTTTTTCCAAACTCTTTACGAAAGGATGGTCTAAATCTACTGATCCTGGGACCCACTGCGCCCCAAACCATTCCAGTTCGACAGGGTGACTTTCAAACCATGGATCGGTTTTACACAGGTCATTCATACAAGCTGCAAGTTCCTGTTTCACTTCTATTAGTTTCTCTTCAGGGCCTACTCCTATCCTTCCTTCCAGCACTATCAAATCTGGTACAGAGGAAGGCCAACTTCCGCCTTCTATTTTCCCTATATTAATAGGAAGTGGAATGGGAATATCTTTGAATAAAGGGTCTTCTATTCTTTCATTTCTTTTCGTTTCTAACTCTTGGATTCTTCTGATAACAAGGATGCTCTTTTCAAGGGCACTGACCCCCTCATACCTCGTACCTCCATGTGCAGACCTACCCTTTACTTTTAGCCGAAACCACATCGAACCTTGTTGTTTTGGGAATATTTTCATATTTGTAGGTTCAGGGATTAGTACTGCATCTGCAGTATAACCTCTGAGGATTGCCGCTAATGTGCCTGCTCCCCCGCTCTCTTCTTCAATCACACTTTGAAAAATAACATCCCCTTTAAGTTTTACCCCCAACGATTTTAGTGCATTTACAGCAAGAAGTAAGGAGACGTTTCCTCCCTTCATATCTGTACTACCACGACCATATACTTTCCCGTCTTCCACTTTCCCTTCGTACGGGTCAAAGTCCCACTGCAGCAAGTCTCCTTCAGGGACCACATCGATATGACCGTTTAGAATTAATGAGCGGCCACCACCAGTACCACGCCAAACAGCTACTACATTGGGAGAATCCTCGAAATTCTCGCGCGTCGATACAAAATTTTCATGAGCACTCATTTCCTTTATATCCGGCTCCCAAATATCTATTTCCAAACCTAGTTCCCGGCACGTTTCAATCACCACTGCTTGTGCGGAACTTTCCCGCCCCTGGATACTTCTTTCTTGAATAAGTTTCCTTAAGAGCTTTACAGCGTTCCCCCTGTTTTTCCCAAACCATTCCTTGATCAACTTCTGTTTCATCTCATCCACCCTTCTTCCAGCTTCCTATTGAATCTTTTATAAAATTGCAGGTGAAAGCGTAAAAGAAGCTTCTGTTTTCTCTTTTACCTGCTCCAAACTAACACCTGGCATTAATTCAGAAAGCATCAATCCATCTTTCTTAACTTCAAAAACTGCTAAATCGGTAATTATAAGGTCCACACAATTCGGTGTTGTTACAGGTAAACTGCACGTTTTTACTACCTTTGATTGCCCATATTTATCAGTATGACTCATCAATACAATCACTTTTTTAGCTTTTTGTGAGAGCTCCATGGCCCCACCCATACCCGGCACCCTTTTGCCCGGTACTATCCAATTCGCTAAATCACCTTGTTCAGACACTTGCAACGAACCTAAAATGGTAATATCAAGTTTCCCTCTTCTGATCATTCCAAAAGCAAGCGCACTATCAAAATAAGATGCGCCTGGCTGGATAGATACAGGAAACCCTGCTGCATTGCAGAGATTTTCATCCTCTTCTCCTGTCAATGGAGTGGATCCCATCCCTAAAACACCATTCTCGGCTTGGAAAAAGACATGAGTATTTTCAGGCAAGTGATTGGGAACTAAAGAAGGAATGCCTATTCCCAAGTTTACGACCATTCCATTTTCTATTTCTTTTGCTGCTCTTTTGGCAATCAAATTCCGTATGTTTCCTCCCATACCCATGTCCAGTTCACCCCCTCGCTTTGAACCATATAATCCACATATACCCCAGGCACGACAATTTCTTCAGGATCTAAATGCCCTAAGGGAACGAATTCCTCTACTTCGACAATGGTATTTGTCCCTGCCATCGCCACAAGCGGATTGGTATTCCTGGCACTTTTATCAAAAATGAGATTTCCATAAGGATCTGCTTTTTTGGCAAAGACGATGGAAAGGTCTGCCGTTAGCGCCGTTTCGAGAATATAGTCTTTTCCATTTGATGTAAGGATTTGCTTGTTTTTTGTTACGATGTCACTTGTAATCCCGACGTCAACTAGAATACCGCCTAACCCAACACCACCCGCTCTGATTCTTTCAGCTAATGTTCCCTGGGGGCTGAACTCGACTTCCATCTTATTATCAGTCATCATCTTGCCTGCAACAGGATTAGAGCCGATATGGGAAGCTATTAATTTATTTACCTTTCCTGCACAAACCACTTTTCCAATACCTATCGTTGGAAACCCCGCGTCATTTCCGATTAGTGTTAGGTTTTTCACACATGAATCCAAGAGTGTATCAACCAGCTTCGGAGGAGTCCCCACTCCTCCAAAGCCACCGAACATCAATGTCATTCCATCAAAAAATAGATGACGGACCATTTCCAGCTCAACGATTTTGTTAAATGTATTCTCCACTTTCCCCATCCCGTGTTTCACTCCTTACAATTCTGCTTGAAGTTCGTTTAGTGTCAGCTCTAGGATGGTAATCAGTTCATCCATTTCCTGTTGGTTTATCGACAGCGGCGGTGCAATTATGACTGCATCCCCTCCCACACCTTCAATACCCGCTGAGGCAGGGTAGATGAGCAAGCCATTCTTCTGGGCCAGCTCCACAAGCCTTGGTGTGACCGCCTTTTCTTGCGAATAAGGATACTTAGACGCAAGATCTGCTACTATTTCCATTCCAAGTAATAGCCCCTTGCCTCTAACGTCCCCGATAAAAGAGTACGTTTGTTTTAATTGGGATAATTTCTGCAACAAATAATTTCCCAGATTTTCACCATTGCTTACAAGATTTTGGCTTTCGATGTATTCTAAAACTGCCAATGCGACTGCTGCCGATTGAGGATTGGCACTATACGTATGCCCACTCATAATCACCTTAGATCCCTTTAGAATACTTTCAACTATTTTTTCGCTGACAAGTGTTGCTGCGATAGGCGTATAACCTGCACTCATGCCTTTGCCAATACAGATGATGTCCGGAGTCACATGCCAATGTTCCATGGCAAACATTTTCCCGGTTCTTCCGATACCTGTCATCACCTCATCTGCAATAAAAAGAATGTTATGCTTTTTGCATATCTCTGCAATCTTTTGATAATACCCATCAGGCGGACAGATTGCTCCAGCCGCTGCCCCAATAACCGGCTCCGCTACAAAAGCAGCGATATTTTCTTCCCCTATTTCCAGAATGGCACGCTCTAGGTCCTCTGCACATTTCAGGCCACAAGAAGGGTATTCCAGATTAAATGGACAACGGTAACAATAAGGCGGCTCTACAACAGGTGATTTTTCCAATAAAGGCTCAAATCTTTTCCTGCGATCTGCGTGCCCCGATAAAGATAGTGCCCCTATCGTAATACCGTGATAGCTTTTCCAACGGGAAATAATTTGGTTTTTGTCTGGTTTTCCTACCTCTTGCCAATATTGAATGGATATTTTCATCGCCGTTTCTACAGCTTCTGTACCGCTATTAACAAAAAACGACCAATTGATATCTCCTGGTGTGATAGAACTTAATTTTGTTGCTAGTTTTTCTGCAGGAATACTGCTGAATTGAGAACGATAAACAAACGATACTTTGCTTGCCTGATCGGCCATCGCATCTATTACAGCTTGTACATGATGACCAATGCTTGCCGTAACAGCACCAGAAGAACCATCCAAATATTTCTTCCCAGTGACATCATACAAGTACACTCCGTTCCCATGGCTAATCACTGGGTACTCTTTATCTAATAATGGCTTAATAAGATAGGATTGATCCATAAACGATTACTCCTTTCCACAACTGTCCTGTAACCGTTTACTAGCAGTGGTAGCCCCTTCCGTCAAGGGGCACAGTAAATCCTGGCTGTCGTGAAGCTAGCTTACTTCCATTCTATGTTCAATAGAATGAAATCTTTCGTTCAATTTATGGATAAATAAACAGTCTTAGTTATTTGTGTATCACCGCTGTTCCTTTCCGCAAATGGCTTCGCTTTCCTAGGGGCGCTGCTGGAGCCTCCTCAGCTACGCCTGCGGGGTCTCCACCTAACGCTATCTCCCTCAGGAGTCTCCGCCATTTGCTCCAATCCACAACTATATTTCACATGAACGAATCGTTAATGATTTTATAACATAACTAAAATTTAAGGTTTTTCCTTAACTTTTAAATAAATGAAGTAACCTTGTTGATTGTAATGGAAGGCGCGCAGACACCCGCGGGAGGAAGGGACAGGTGAGACCCCGGAAGGCGAAGCCTGAGGAGGCTCACGGACCGCCCGCAGGCAAGCGAAGCGCCTGGAACGGAGATCAACAGTATTACATGCTTTTTAACTCCAAATAAAAAAGCATCACTCTCATTACCGAGTGATACTTCCTGAACTTATCTTATTTGCAATAGCAAGCTCCAACAATGATTAACAAAATGAATAGAACTACGATTAAAACGAATGTATTTCCTCCGCCGTATGCCGGGGCAACTTGAGATGGGTAGTCGCATGGTCCACATGTGTAGTAACAGTAATCGTGCATGGTCATCACTCCTGTTTAATATTTACACTGTTACTTTATGAACTAGGTGGCTGTCCCGTATGTGCATATGCCCATTTTTTAAAAATCTATTTATGTTCCTCCATTTTATCGATAATTTTGACCATGCTCTTTAATGTCTCTTCTATATGCGTGTTATCCTCTGTAACTTGTTCGACTGTCGCGCTGATTTCCTCAAGGCCCGCTGTCGCTTCTTCCATCAATGCTGCAAATTCACTCGTATAGGAGTCAGTATTTGCTGTTTTTTCTTTTACTGTACTTGCAAAATCACGAAATTGCTGTGCATCAGTTAATAATGTTTTCAAGGTTTCACTGATGTGCTGGAAGGAATGGTTGACCTGATTTGTTGCTTCAAGGTTTTTCTCCATTTTTGCAATATTAAGTTGCAGCTGTTGTAATACCTCTTCTTTTGTTTGGTTAAGAGAGGAGAGGTTTTCTGTGATTTCTTTTGTCGTTTCGCCAGTGGATGTGGCAAGCTTACGGATCTCTTCTGCTACTACCGCAAAACCTCTTCCGGCTTCCCCTGCCCTAGCAGCTTCAATAGAAGCATTCAGAGCTAGCAAGTTTGTCTGATCCGTAATATTTTTTATGTGTTGAGTTAATAAGTTTGTTTCATCGATTTTTTCCGTAAGAACCTGGAATACAGCATCCATTTCCGCAACATCCTGCGAAAAGCTTTTCATGTTTTCCTGTAGTTCTACTGCCATCACTTTCCCTTGATCTGCTGTAGTTTTTGTTGTATTTGTTGTTTGATATAAGCTATTCGATTTATCTACAACATTGTCCATCAAGGTTGATACATCATTCGTCTGTTCCGCAATGCCACCAATCTGGTCGGCTTGCTTTTGACTTCCCACGGACAGCTCCTGTATGGTTAGTGACACTTCTTTTTGGGATCGAATACTCATGTTAAGGCGATCATGGACTTTATTGACTCGTTCAATTAATGTCATGGCATCCCGCTGAAAGGCTTCCTGCTTTATTTGACGCTCTTCACTTACAGCTTGCATCGTGTCTACAATACCCTCGAATTGAGCAAACAATTTCTTCCCTATTTTCACTTGTACAAATGTAATGACAAACAACAAAAAGAATAGCAGGACTATATTTCCTAACTGTCCGTCTGTCATCAGGTTGCCGTTTAGAAATGACCAAAGTGAGTAAGCGAAAAGGACTAGACTCCCTACACCTCCAACAATAAAGACATTTCTATTAAAGTAAACGGTTGCAAGCATCAAAACAAAAAAAGGTAGAATAAATCCTGATAAAGATGCCCCGCGGTTTACCAAAATTATAAAAAATACTGTGAAAGTTACTCCTACTGTAAAGTAAGGCACTAAGTAGTGAAACCACTCATTCCATCTGGTCAAAATTAATAAAATAACCCCTAAGCACAAAGCAACAAATAAGGTCACGGTTATAACTGTTGCCGCCGGTACAAAGAAATTCACAAGAAGCCCGGCACCATACGAGATGAAAATCACGAAAAACATGAGCTTATTTTTATTGATCAAATCTTGAAACTTTAATTCTTTTACACTTACTGCTGACATTGCATAATCCCCCACTCCATCATCCATTGTTGCTTTTTTTCTTTTATATCTACTAATTCTTCATGTTCCTTCTGTTATCCTGCAATAATTCTGTTATTTTGTTGAATTTTGACAGAAAAAAACCAGGCAGTAATTGCCCGGCATTTGAGATTTAGTCTTCCTATGTTTCCATTCATATTATTTATCTGTTTGTTTTTGCTTCTTTTTCAAGTACTCCGCACGTATTTTTTCAAGTTGCTTCTTTTTATCAAGTTTAGCAGGTGTCTGTTTTTCATGAAACTTTGCCACAGCTACCTTACCTTTGTTGTCCAATTGATATTTTCCCATCTGTTCACCTACTTTTCTTGTTTAAAACAATTTCTTATATTCTCCATAGCCTTCTGTTTCGAGTTGGCTTACCGGGATGAAGCGGAGGGCAGCGGAGTTAATGCAATACCTTAATCCGCCCTTGTCTACAGGACCGTCTTCGAACACGTGGCCCAGATGAGAATCTCCCTCTTTGCTTCTAACTTCCGTCCGTACCATTCTGTGACTTACATCCATCTCTTCTTTTACTTGTTCTTTGTTTATCGGCTTGGTAAAGCTTGGCCATCCGCAACCGGCATCATATTTATCAAGCGAAGAGAATAATGGCTCACCAGAAACTATGTCAACATAGATTCCTTCTTCTGTATGATTCCAGAACTCATTTTTAAAAGGTGGTTCTGTGCCGTTATTCTGTGTAACCTCATACTGCATAGGTGTTAGCTTCTTTTTCAAGTCTTCGCTGTTTTCTTTTTTCCAATGCTCTTTAATAAATGCCGCCCTCCCAGATCCTGCTTGATACATCTTATAACGGAAAGGATTTTTCTTGTAATAATCTTGATGATACTCTTCCGCTGTATAAAATGGCTTGGCAGGAAGTATTTCTGTTACGATTGGATCTTTAAATCTTCCACTTTGGTTTAAGTCTTGCTTAGATTTTTCCGCGATCTCCCTTTGTTCATCGGAATGATAGAAAATGGCGGTACGATACGAATCTCCCCGGTCGTGGAATTGTCCGCCAGCATCTGTGGGATCAATTTGACTCCAAAAAACGTCTAGTAATTTTTCATACGGGAATATTTCAGGATTGAACGTAATTTGTACCGCTTCATAATGGCCTGTCGTCTCCGAACAAACCTCTTTATAAGTAGGGTTTTCTTTATGTCCACCTGTGTAACCTGAAACTACTTGTTCAATACCATCTTGTTCGTCAAAAGGTTTAACCATGCACCAAAAGCAACCACCTGCAAATGTTGCTTTTTCTAATTTGTTCATCATGTAGCACCCACCTTTTTATATAATATATTTACGTTGAATTATAGCAATATCATAGAGGAATTCCTAATGGAATGCTCGTATTACAGAAAGATAATAGGTATGGTAAAATGAGGGGTACATATCTCAGGAGGTTCAATTTATGAGTAAAAAAGTAGAAGTTTATATATTAGCAGGGTTTCTTGGGAGTGGGAAGACTACCCTTTTGACTCAAATGCTGCAACAGGAACAAGCGGAAAATAGAAAAGTCGCGGTGGTAATGAACGAGCTTGGCAAGGTCTCTATCGACTCCGATTCCATACCGGACGAAACCCCACTTTCTGAATTATTTGATGGCTGTATTTGTTGTACGATTCAAGAGAAATTGGAATCAACTATGCAGGGGCTTTTACTTGATAAAGATTTGGATGCCATTTACATAGAGACGACAGGTGCGGCACATCCAATTGAGGTGCTTGACACAGTTCTTTCTCCCATTTTCGCAAACAAGTTTTCTGAAGCACGTATTATCACCCTTTTAGATGTCCTGCGATGGAAAGATCGTGACAGCTTATCCATTCAAGTCAAACAGTTGATAAGAGAACAAGTGAAGCATGCCGATATGCTTATTTTGAACAAGACGGATTTAGTAAGTGAAGCAGAGGTTTCTAGCATTTTGTTTGAATTGCAATCCATCAACCCACATGCTTCCACACTGCTGACTACGTATGCTAAGATTCCGGAAAACAGCTGGAAGAGAACGAAGCAGATAGAAAAAGGAAGCCATTCTAGTGCACATGTTAAGGATTCCCTTCATTTGAAGACATTTGTGTATCAGTTTTCCACTAAAATAGACTTAGATGAGTTTGAAGATTGGCTTAGAAATCTTCCTGACTCCGTTTATCGCATCAAAGGGTATCTTACTTTCGAGCATTCAAACAGTATTTATTTGTTTCAATATTCTTACGGCACTCCACTCTATTTAAAAGAGTTGGTTAAAGTACCATTGAATTTGGTCATTATTGGTGAAGACTTGGATGTAGAGTTATTAACAGATCAATTACTTGCTTTAGAAAAAAACAAGCAATAAATGAAGTGCTGTGCAAATCCTCATGATTTGCACAGCACTTTTCATTTTTATTCATTCATGAATGCCATCAAATTGAATATGTTGATTAGTAATGAGAATTATACTGTTTTTGTGAAAAGAGGGATGTCATGATTGTCATAAACGGAGAATCAATTACAGAAACTACTCTTTCTAATCTAGAAGACCTTGAAAAGACAATTTTCCAACGCTTACTTAATGATCAAGAAGTATATTCATATGATTCTATGGAGGAATTAAGATTTGAGATTGCCTTACGGAATAACATTGTCGCAAGTGCCGCATTAATGGCACAGGGAGAAGCGCGCTTTGAAACGTTTGCCGGTTCACAAGGCAACCCTGCGTATTGGAATATAACAGAGACTGGCGGCTTTTTAATACGGAAAGATGTCAATCCATCAGATGCCATAACTGATATTCTTGAAAACAGTCAATTTTATGCGTATGAGTGCGCAACTGCCATCCTTATTCTCTATTATCATGCTATTTTAAACACAATCGGGCCTAAACTTTTTAATGAATACTTTCAAGACTTGTTACTATACAGCTGGCATTTTGATTCAGATCTTGTCATGCAGTCGGTCTACACTTTCTATACGATTCCAGGTGATGTTGTTTACTTTAAAAACCCTGATTTCAATCCATTGACCTATTGGTGGAGAGGTGAAAATGCCGTGGTGATGGGTGACGATTTGTATTTCGGGCACGGACTTGGACTAAAAGATGCAGCGTATATCATTGAGTTCTTGAATGGAACGAGAAAACCAGATGGTAATAAACCTGCTTATCTGAGTGATTATGTTGCCCGTCCATCTTTTACACATTTGGCAAAGTTATTCTCCTCTCCAAACAGACGAACCAAACACCAACATCCAGTCATTATCCATCGCAAGAATTCCATTTCCCTTGATCGGTATTTGTTCTACTTGTATCGCTCTTACCTTCCTAATCAATAAAGGCCAGCTCCCACATAGGAGCCAGCCTCTTTCATTTTGAATTTTGGACAAGCCTTAAGATTTCCAAAGCACGGTTGCCTTCTTTTTTAAGAAGCTCCTCCCATATCTGATCTCGTCGGCAGTCT
Proteins encoded in this region:
- a CDS encoding peptidase produces the protein MKQKLIKEWFGKNRGNAVKLLRKLIQERSIQGRESSAQAVVIETCRELGLEIDIWEPDIKEMSAHENFVSTRENFEDSPNVVAVWRGTGGGRSLILNGHIDVVPEGDLLQWDFDPYEGKVEDGKVYGRGSTDMKGGNVSLLLAVNALKSLGVKLKGDVIFQSVIEEESGGAGTLAAILRGYTADAVLIPEPTNMKIFPKQQGSMWFRLKVKGRSAHGGTRYEGVSALEKSILVIRRIQELETKRNERIEDPLFKDIPIPLPINIGKIEGGSWPSSVPDLIVLEGRIGVGPEEKLIEVKQELAACMNDLCKTDPWFESHPVELEWFGAQWVPGSVDLDHPFVKSLEKAYTQVEKKQPILEASPWGTDGGLFTQILGIPTVVCGPGTTEVAHYPNEYISIEEMMKAAEIFAILLMDWCEISDEA
- a CDS encoding YjcZ family sporulation protein — translated: MHDYCYYTCGPCDYPSQVAPAYGGGNTFVLIVVLFILLIIVGACYCK
- a CDS encoding 3-oxoacid CoA-transferase subunit B — encoded protein: MGMGGNIRNLIAKRAAKEIENGMVVNLGIGIPSLVPNHLPENTHVFFQAENGVLGMGSTPLTGEEDENLCNAAGFPVSIQPGASYFDSALAFGMIRRGKLDITILGSLQVSEQGDLANWIVPGKRVPGMGGAMELSQKAKKVIVLMSHTDKYGQSKVVKTCSLPVTTPNCVDLIITDLAVFEVKKDGLMLSELMPGVSLEQVKEKTEASFTLSPAIL
- a CDS encoding CoA transferase subunit A: MGKVENTFNKIVELEMVRHLFFDGMTLMFGGFGGVGTPPKLVDTLLDSCVKNLTLIGNDAGFPTIGIGKVVCAGKVNKLIASHIGSNPVAGKMMTDNKMEVEFSPQGTLAERIRAGGVGLGGILVDVGITSDIVTKNKQILTSNGKDYILETALTADLSIVFAKKADPYGNLIFDKSARNTNPLVAMAGTNTIVEVEEFVPLGHLDPEEIVVPGVYVDYMVQSEGVNWTWVWEETYGI
- a CDS encoding GerAB/ArcD/ProY family transporter is translated as MGNKETISLWQLFILMLIFEMGSATVVGIGGEAKQNVWIAISLAGLIGVGYIYVLHFMLGRKKGYNLFALLEFCLGKWLGGAISFLYIMYFIYISSRVMRDFGELIVSTIFIYTPIEIISITIMLTIIYMLNSGIEVMARTSEIFFPYVFSFTFLVGMFILMSGEIQFENLRPFLDEGIKPIFQAVFPSLLTFPYGELIAFAVVLPLVTKYKKAKGFAIASIILSTLVLVYSSVIQVMTLGHEMKERSNFPLLSAAREISLLDFIERVDIAVVFVVMFGIIVKIGVFFFGAVKGLEHLSKREYRTYLFPIGSIICLSSIIITDNFAEHIEEGLQIVPYYVHLPFQFALPLLLLVIVLIRTRKKRGRKRSEMEWES
- a CDS encoding aspartate aminotransferase family protein, coding for MDQSYLIKPLLDKEYPVISHGNGVYLYDVTGKKYLDGSSGAVTASIGHHVQAVIDAMADQASKVSFVYRSQFSSIPAEKLATKLSSITPGDINWSFFVNSGTEAVETAMKISIQYWQEVGKPDKNQIISRWKSYHGITIGALSLSGHADRRKRFEPLLEKSPVVEPPYCYRCPFNLEYPSCGLKCAEDLERAILEIGEENIAAFVAEPVIGAAAGAICPPDGYYQKIAEICKKHNILFIADEVMTGIGRTGKMFAMEHWHVTPDIICIGKGMSAGYTPIAATLVSEKIVESILKGSKVIMSGHTYSANPQSAAVALAVLEYIESQNLVSNGENLGNYLLQKLSQLKQTYSFIGDVRGKGLLLGMEIVADLASKYPYSQEKAVTPRLVELAQKNGLLIYPASAGIEGVGGDAVIIAPPLSINQQEMDELITILELTLNELQAEL
- a CDS encoding spore germination protein gives rise to the protein MGKLKKFLLGESGDISSTDKELYSQEETSEPLLLSLKENDDIIQKEFSLSIDFHYSTLIVGKRDAIAYYFDTLISKERLTEEIFEPLIAAEGSDTVLQSGNLEEFRKEFFASVPYKFAENYHQIFWKLLNGYAVIVIDGIEKALCINLGSIEKRSVTEPSTQTIIRGPKDSFTETMNTNISLIRRRIRNPNLCFDQYRVGQDTKTAVVIGYIKNITNDGLVQEVKSRIEKVNVVGLFDSGNIEEFLTDKSLTPFPLTFNTERPDNIAANLIEGKVAVLVDGSPFALSVPTVFTDFFISTEDYYQPFFMASFIRIIRYVSFMVSLLLPSLYVAISTYHHELIPTSLLISVQAQREGVPFPAVIEILLMELTFEVLREAGVRMPRAVGQTVSIVGALVIGQAAVEAGLVSSVLIIIVALTAIASFVSPIYNFSIATRILRFAFILMAALIGLYGVLLLVVIMVIHLTGLRSYGVPYLAPVAPLLLEDQKDVFVRMPVWDNITRPSYLKPKHTKKTSDQGNNSGPSQDKGNFS